A stretch of the Streptosporangium sp. NBC_01755 genome encodes the following:
- the murA gene encoding UDP-N-acetylglucosamine 1-carboxyvinyltransferase, with protein MNEEAWLIEPSGPLRGDVEVRGSKNGVSKHMVAAMLGTGESTIQNAPDVGEVGITAQMLRALGIDVEISSGEITVSPGEKINPHVPAAFTGLNRIPILMLGPLLHLAGEAFVPLVGGDPIGRRPVDFHVEALRAMGAEVEVSDTGVYAKAKRLRGSRIELPYPSVGATETILMSAVLAEGKTVLKGAAMEPEVVELALFLQRMGARIELSPDRRIVIEGVERLHGASTWLNGDRIEAFSYLAAGLITGGQVRVHGCPQDRLVTAITTLARMGAEVDITDDYLSASAPHGLRAAAVQTDTHPGFMTDWQTPLMVLFTQAQGMSVLHETVFENRLVYVPALQKMGCEIEVFDVCLGGPACRYHDTNAKHSAVVRGVSRLSGADVTLPDIRAGFSAVLAAAAAEGVSTLRGVHHIERGYHRPFEQFASLGLKISREKVQEG; from the coding sequence GTGAACGAAGAGGCATGGCTGATCGAACCCTCCGGGCCGCTCCGCGGTGACGTCGAGGTCCGCGGTTCCAAGAACGGCGTCTCCAAGCACATGGTCGCCGCGATGCTCGGCACCGGTGAGAGCACGATCCAGAACGCCCCGGACGTGGGTGAGGTGGGGATCACCGCGCAGATGCTGAGGGCGCTCGGCATCGACGTGGAGATCAGCTCCGGGGAGATCACCGTCTCTCCCGGGGAGAAGATCAACCCGCATGTCCCGGCGGCGTTCACCGGCCTCAACCGAATCCCGATCCTGATGCTGGGCCCGCTGCTGCACCTGGCGGGCGAGGCGTTCGTACCGCTGGTCGGCGGCGACCCGATCGGCCGCCGGCCCGTCGACTTCCACGTCGAGGCGTTGCGCGCGATGGGCGCCGAGGTCGAGGTGAGCGACACCGGTGTGTACGCCAAGGCCAAGCGGCTGCGCGGCAGCCGGATCGAGCTGCCCTACCCCAGCGTCGGCGCCACCGAGACGATCCTGATGTCCGCGGTGCTGGCCGAGGGCAAGACCGTGCTGAAGGGCGCGGCGATGGAGCCCGAGGTGGTGGAGCTCGCCCTGTTCCTGCAGCGGATGGGCGCGCGCATAGAGCTGAGCCCGGACCGGCGCATCGTGATCGAGGGGGTGGAGCGCCTGCACGGCGCCTCCACCTGGCTCAACGGCGACCGCATCGAGGCGTTCTCCTACCTGGCGGCCGGTCTGATCACCGGCGGCCAGGTGCGGGTGCACGGCTGCCCGCAGGACCGGCTGGTCACCGCGATCACCACCCTGGCCAGGATGGGCGCCGAGGTCGACATCACCGACGACTACCTGTCGGCGTCGGCGCCGCACGGGCTGCGGGCCGCGGCGGTGCAGACCGACACGCACCCGGGGTTCATGACCGACTGGCAGACGCCCCTGATGGTGCTGTTCACCCAGGCCCAGGGCATGTCGGTGCTGCACGAAACGGTGTTCGAGAACCGCCTGGTCTACGTGCCCGCGCTGCAGAAGATGGGCTGCGAGATCGAGGTGTTCGACGTCTGTCTGGGCGGCCCGGCCTGCCGCTACCACGACACCAACGCCAAGCACTCGGCGGTCGTGCGCGGCGTGTCCAGGCTGAGCGGCGCCGACGTGACGCTGCCCGACATCCGGGCCGGGTTCTCCGCCGTGCTGGCGGCGGCCGCCGCGGAGGGCGTCTCCACGCTGCGCGGGGTGCACCACATCGAGCGGGGCTACCACCGGCCGTTCGAGCAGTTCGCCTCGCTCGGGCTGAAGATCAGTCGAGAAAAGGTGCAGGAGGGGTAA
- a CDS encoding amidase, with protein MHYLTATEMLELLRTRQVSAAELLEAHLRRIEEVNPEVNAIVTLTAERARREAREADLDLARGRWRGPLHGLPVAHKDLADTAGIRTTYGSPLFADHVPGTDAPIVRRMREAGAITVGKTNTPEFGTGSHTVNEIFGATRNPYDPTRSAGGSSGGAAAALATGMVALADGSDMGGSLRNPASFCNVAGLRPTPGRVPAPSAVAAWFTLGVPGPMARTAGDLALLMSAVAGFDASSPLSIAESGTAFAGPLELDLTGLRVAWSPDLGGLPVDAETAKVTADAPAVLAELGARVDRVELDLSDAEDAFRIYRAWYYALCYGDLPQERLGANVRWNVERGHEVTGADLARAERLRSGLYQRMDSFFGTYDFLIAPVSQVPPFPVDAPYVSEINGQALPDYLAWMRSAYWVSVLHAPAASVPCGFTSGGLPVGVQIVGRPFADMAVLRLAHAFERATGHGTRRPPL; from the coding sequence ATGCACTACCTGACCGCTACCGAGATGCTCGAACTGCTGCGCACCAGGCAGGTCAGCGCGGCCGAGCTGCTCGAGGCGCACCTGCGGCGGATCGAGGAGGTCAACCCGGAGGTCAACGCGATCGTCACGCTGACCGCCGAGCGCGCCAGGCGGGAGGCGAGGGAGGCCGACCTGGACCTGGCGCGCGGCCGATGGCGGGGACCGTTGCACGGGCTGCCGGTCGCGCACAAGGACCTGGCCGACACCGCGGGGATCCGCACCACGTACGGCTCGCCGCTCTTCGCCGACCACGTCCCCGGCACCGACGCGCCGATCGTGCGGCGGATGCGCGAGGCCGGGGCGATCACGGTCGGCAAGACCAACACCCCGGAGTTCGGCACCGGCTCGCACACCGTGAACGAGATCTTCGGCGCCACCCGCAACCCCTACGACCCGACCAGGTCGGCCGGGGGCAGCAGCGGCGGGGCCGCCGCCGCGCTGGCGACCGGTATGGTGGCGCTGGCCGACGGCTCCGACATGGGCGGCTCGCTGCGCAACCCCGCCTCCTTCTGCAACGTGGCGGGGCTGCGGCCCACCCCCGGGCGGGTGCCGGCGCCCTCCGCCGTCGCGGCCTGGTTCACCCTCGGCGTGCCGGGGCCGATGGCCCGTACCGCCGGGGACCTGGCGCTGCTGATGAGCGCGGTGGCCGGGTTCGACGCCTCCTCCCCCCTGTCGATCGCCGAGAGCGGCACCGCCTTCGCCGGGCCGCTGGAGCTGGACCTGACCGGCCTGCGCGTGGCCTGGAGCCCGGACCTGGGCGGGCTGCCCGTCGACGCGGAGACCGCCAAGGTCACCGCGGACGCCCCCGCCGTGCTCGCGGAGCTGGGCGCGCGGGTGGACCGGGTGGAGCTGGACCTGTCGGACGCCGAGGACGCCTTCCGGATCTACCGGGCCTGGTACTACGCGCTCTGCTACGGCGACCTGCCCCAGGAGCGCCTGGGGGCGAACGTGCGCTGGAACGTCGAGCGGGGCCACGAGGTGACCGGGGCCGACCTGGCCCGCGCCGAGCGGCTGCGCAGCGGGCTGTACCAGCGGATGGACTCCTTCTTCGGCACCTACGACTTCCTGATCGCCCCGGTCAGCCAGGTGCCGCCGTTCCCGGTGGACGCCCCGTACGTCTCGGAGATCAACGGACAGGCGCTGCCCGACTACCTGGCGTGGATGCGCTCCGCCTACTGGGTCAGCGTGCTGCACGCCCCCGCGGCGTCGGTGCCGTGCGGGTTCACCTCGGGCGGGCTGCCGGTGGGCGTGCAGATCGTCGGGCGTCCCTTCGCCGACATGGCGGTGCTCCGGCTGGCCCACGCCTTCGAGCGCGCCACCGGGCACGGCACGCGCAGGCCGCCCCTCTGA
- the ybaK gene encoding Cys-tRNA(Pro) deacylase → MSKSKSKGGQGTPATVALTQAGAAFTLHPYEHDANAQAYGEEAADALGVPYGQIFKTLVAEVESGLAVAVVPVAGKLDLKAFAAALRSKRAAMADAAKVERVTGYVVGGISPLGQRKRLPTVVDASALDFPTIYFSAGRRGLQIEASPSELVRLTGAVTAPIGKNG, encoded by the coding sequence GTGAGCAAGAGCAAGAGCAAGGGCGGCCAGGGAACCCCCGCGACCGTGGCCCTGACCCAGGCCGGAGCCGCCTTCACCCTGCACCCCTACGAGCACGACGCGAACGCGCAGGCCTACGGCGAGGAGGCGGCCGACGCCCTCGGCGTGCCGTACGGGCAGATCTTCAAGACCCTGGTGGCCGAGGTGGAGAGCGGGCTGGCCGTCGCGGTGGTGCCGGTGGCGGGCAAACTCGATCTCAAGGCGTTCGCGGCGGCGCTGAGGAGCAAGCGGGCCGCGATGGCCGACGCGGCCAAGGTGGAGCGGGTCACCGGCTACGTGGTCGGCGGCATCAGCCCGCTGGGGCAGCGCAAGCGGCTGCCGACCGTGGTCGACGCCTCCGCGCTGGACTTTCCGACGATCTACTTCTCCGCCGGTCGGCGCGGGCTGCAGATCGAGGCCTCCCCCTCGGAGCTGGTACGCCTCACCGGAGCCGTCACCGCGCCCATCGGCAAGAACGGCTAG
- the hisD gene encoding histidinol dehydrogenase yields the protein MISRTDLRGPLPEDLRDVLPRADLDVEAALEKVRPICDDVHHRGVAAVRELTARFDGVELESTRVPVEAISGALERLDPKVRAALEESIRRARLVHRDQRRTDVTTQVVPGGTVTERWVPVDRVGLYVPGGRAVYPSSVVMNVVPAQEAGVGSLAVSSPAQREFGGLPHPAILAACALLGVDEVYAVGGAQAVAMFAYGTEECPPVTMVTGPGNIWVAAAKRLLKGRIGIDSEAGPTEIAILADSTADPVHVAADLISQAEHDTIAAAVLVTDSVELAEAVERELPAQVAATKHAERITEALSGRQSGILLVDDMEAGLRVVDAYAAEHLEIQAEGASALAARVRNAGAIFVGAYAPVSLGDYMAGSNHVLPTGGCACHSSGLSVQTFLRGVHVVDYSREALAGAAAHVCVLADTEDLPAHGAAIRARFDWEVPS from the coding sequence GTGATTTCGCGTACCGATCTGCGCGGGCCTCTTCCCGAGGACCTGCGCGACGTGCTGCCCCGCGCCGACCTCGACGTCGAAGCCGCCCTGGAGAAGGTGCGGCCCATCTGCGACGACGTGCATCATCGTGGGGTCGCCGCGGTGCGGGAGCTGACCGCCAGGTTCGACGGCGTCGAACTGGAGTCCACCCGGGTGCCGGTCGAGGCGATCTCCGGGGCACTGGAGAGGCTCGACCCGAAGGTCAGGGCGGCACTGGAGGAGTCGATCCGCCGCGCCCGCCTCGTCCACCGTGACCAGCGGCGCACAGACGTCACCACCCAGGTCGTGCCCGGCGGCACCGTCACCGAGCGCTGGGTGCCCGTCGACCGGGTGGGACTGTACGTCCCCGGCGGCCGGGCGGTCTACCCCTCCAGCGTGGTCATGAACGTCGTCCCCGCCCAGGAGGCGGGGGTGGGCTCCCTGGCGGTCTCCTCGCCCGCGCAGCGCGAGTTCGGCGGCCTGCCGCACCCGGCCATCCTGGCGGCGTGCGCGCTGCTCGGTGTGGACGAGGTCTACGCGGTCGGTGGCGCCCAGGCGGTGGCGATGTTCGCCTACGGCACCGAGGAGTGCCCGCCGGTCACCATGGTCACCGGTCCCGGCAACATCTGGGTCGCCGCGGCCAAGCGCCTGCTCAAGGGCCGTATCGGCATCGACTCCGAGGCCGGTCCGACCGAGATCGCGATCCTCGCCGACTCCACGGCCGACCCGGTGCACGTCGCCGCCGACCTGATCAGTCAGGCCGAACACGACACGATCGCCGCCGCCGTGCTCGTCACCGACTCGGTGGAGCTGGCCGAGGCCGTCGAGCGGGAGTTGCCGGCGCAGGTCGCCGCCACCAAGCACGCCGAGCGGATCACCGAGGCGCTCTCCGGGCGCCAGTCCGGCATCCTGCTGGTCGACGACATGGAGGCGGGGCTGCGCGTCGTCGACGCCTACGCCGCCGAGCACCTGGAGATCCAGGCCGAGGGAGCGTCCGCGCTGGCCGCCCGGGTCCGCAACGCCGGGGCGATCTTCGTTGGAGCCTACGCGCCGGTCTCGCTCGGCGACTACATGGCCGGTTCCAACCACGTGCTGCCCACCGGCGGCTGCGCCTGTCACTCGTCGGGGCTGTCGGTGCAGACGTTCCTGCGGGGCGTTCACGTCGTCGACTACAGCCGCGAGGCCCTCGCCGGGGCCGCCGCCCACGTGTGCGTGCTGGCCGACACCGAGGACCTGCCGGCGCACGGTGCGGCGATCAGGGCGCGGTTCGACTGGGAGGTGCCCTCGTGA
- a CDS encoding histidinol-phosphate transaminase translates to MKLEDLPIRDDLRGRTPYGAPQIDVPVRLNTNENPYGPSASLVADLAEAVRSVTAELNRYPDRDALGLRRELAGYLGHGLGPEQLWAANGSNEVLQQILQAFGGHGRTAMGFEPSYSMHPIITTGASTEWISGAREEDFGIDPGKAVAAIEEHRPDVVFLTSPNNPTGTALEPEVIARIVEAAPGMVVVDEAYFEFARTGTPSALTLLPGNPRLIVTRTMSKAFAMAGTRVGYLAAHPAVVEALLLVRLPYHLSTLTQTAARVALAHRAELLGAVDALRAERDAVVDWLRARGLKVADSDANFVLFGLFEDRRAVWQGMLDRGVLIREVGPPGWLRVSIGTTEEMAAFRAALEEILSTTPS, encoded by the coding sequence GTGAAGCTCGAAGACCTGCCGATCCGAGACGATCTCCGGGGGCGCACGCCGTACGGTGCCCCGCAGATCGACGTCCCGGTCAGGCTCAACACCAACGAGAACCCATACGGGCCCTCGGCGTCGCTGGTCGCCGACCTGGCCGAGGCGGTGCGGAGCGTCACCGCCGAGCTCAACCGCTACCCCGACCGCGACGCGCTCGGCCTGCGCCGGGAGCTGGCCGGATACCTCGGTCACGGCCTTGGACCGGAACAGCTCTGGGCTGCCAACGGCTCCAACGAGGTGCTCCAGCAGATCCTGCAGGCCTTCGGCGGTCACGGCCGCACCGCGATGGGCTTCGAGCCGTCCTACTCGATGCACCCGATCATCACCACCGGCGCCTCGACCGAGTGGATCTCCGGGGCGCGTGAGGAGGACTTCGGGATCGACCCGGGCAAGGCCGTCGCCGCGATCGAGGAGCACCGGCCCGACGTCGTCTTCCTGACCTCGCCCAACAACCCGACCGGCACCGCCCTGGAGCCGGAGGTGATCGCCCGGATCGTCGAGGCGGCGCCGGGCATGGTGGTGGTGGACGAGGCCTACTTCGAGTTCGCCCGCACCGGCACCCCGTCGGCGCTGACCCTGCTGCCGGGCAATCCCCGGCTGATCGTCACGCGGACGATGTCCAAGGCGTTCGCCATGGCCGGCACCCGGGTTGGCTACCTGGCCGCCCACCCGGCGGTGGTCGAGGCGTTGCTGCTGGTCCGTCTGCCGTACCACCTGTCCACGCTCACCCAGACGGCGGCGCGCGTCGCGCTCGCCCACCGCGCCGAGCTGCTCGGCGCGGTCGACGCGCTGCGGGCCGAGCGTGACGCCGTCGTGGACTGGTTGCGCGCCCGGGGGCTGAAGGTCGCCGACTCGGACGCCAACTTCGTGCTGTTCGGGCTTTTCGAGGACCGGCGCGCGGTGTGGCAGGGGATGCTGGATCGCGGGGTGCTGATCCGCGAGGTGGGACCGCCCGGGTGGCTGAGAGTGTCCATCGGAACGACAGAGGAGATGGCGGCGTTTCGCGCCGCCCTGGAGGAGATCCTGTCAACGACCCCCTCCTGA
- the iscB gene encoding RNA-guided endonuclease IscB gives MFVLDVRGHPLDPCHPARARRLLAAGRAVVARRTPFVIRLKDRSLADSTVAGVQVGIDPGSKHTGLAVFTDHEGSRAGRYAIRLDHRGALIRDRLASRAALRRGRRGRNLRYRAPRFLNRTKPKGWLAPSLRHRVEGTMSQVARLTRWAPVTAVHMEKVSFDTHALSAGKPLEGVEYQQGTLAGYEVREYLLTKWGRTCAYCGASGVPLNLDHIHPRSRGGSDRISNLTLACVQCNQTKNATPVREFLKTSPALLAKILKQAKAPLRDAAAVNATRWALWRALEATGLPVHTASGGRTKWNRSRTGAPKSHTLDALHVGELETVTAWPPVVLVVAATGRGAYARTTPDRYGFPRLLRPRIKLRHGFQTGDLVRANVPAGKKAGVHAGRVLVRSSGSFDITTRHGRIAGINHRHVRHLQRADGYGYTTQKEADRND, from the coding sequence GTGTTCGTCCTGGACGTCCGCGGCCACCCGCTCGACCCCTGCCATCCTGCCCGTGCCCGTCGCCTGCTGGCGGCCGGGCGGGCGGTCGTGGCCCGTCGCACCCCGTTCGTCATCCGTCTCAAGGACCGGTCGCTGGCCGATTCCACCGTGGCAGGCGTGCAGGTCGGTATCGACCCCGGCAGCAAGCACACCGGCCTGGCGGTGTTCACCGACCATGAGGGGAGCCGGGCCGGACGGTATGCGATCCGGCTCGACCATCGGGGCGCACTGATCCGCGACAGGCTTGCCTCGCGGGCCGCGTTGCGCCGGGGCCGCCGGGGGCGGAACCTGCGCTACCGCGCCCCCCGATTCCTCAACCGCACCAAGCCGAAGGGGTGGCTCGCGCCATCCCTGCGACACCGCGTCGAGGGCACCATGTCGCAGGTGGCGCGGCTGACCCGGTGGGCGCCCGTGACCGCCGTCCACATGGAGAAGGTCTCCTTCGACACCCACGCCCTGTCGGCGGGCAAGCCGTTGGAAGGCGTTGAGTATCAGCAGGGCACCCTGGCCGGGTACGAGGTCCGCGAATACCTGCTGACCAAGTGGGGGCGCACCTGCGCCTACTGCGGCGCGAGCGGCGTACCGCTCAACCTCGACCATATCCACCCCCGCAGCCGGGGCGGCTCCGACCGGATCAGCAACCTCACCCTGGCCTGCGTCCAGTGCAACCAGACCAAGAACGCCACCCCCGTGCGGGAGTTCCTGAAAACCAGCCCCGCACTCCTGGCGAAGATCCTCAAGCAGGCGAAGGCTCCACTGCGGGACGCCGCCGCCGTCAACGCCACCCGGTGGGCGCTGTGGCGGGCACTGGAAGCGACCGGCCTGCCCGTTCACACCGCCTCGGGCGGTCGTACGAAGTGGAACCGCTCGCGCACCGGCGCGCCGAAGTCGCACACGTTGGACGCGTTGCACGTCGGAGAATTGGAGACCGTGACCGCCTGGCCGCCGGTGGTCCTGGTGGTCGCGGCGACCGGTCGCGGCGCCTACGCCCGCACCACCCCCGACCGATACGGGTTCCCCCGCCTTCTCCGGCCACGGATCAAACTGCGCCACGGCTTCCAAACCGGCGACCTGGTCCGGGCGAACGTTCCGGCGGGCAAGAAGGCCGGGGTTCACGCCGGGCGAGTCCTGGTCCGCTCCTCCGGTTCGTTCGACATCACCACCCGGCACGGTCGCATCGCCGGGATCAACCACCGGCACGTCCGTCATCTTCAACGCGCGGACGGCTACGGCTACACGACTCAGAAAGAAGCTGATCGAAATGACTGA
- the hisB gene encoding imidazoleglycerol-phosphate dehydratase HisB, with protein MSITAPRRGRVERVTKETSVLVEVDLDGTGKVEVSTGVGFFDHMLNQLGKHGLFDLVVKTEGDLHIDAHHTIEDTSLALGAAFREALGDKSGLRRFGNASCPLDESLAEVTVDLSGRPYLVHSEPEGMAPMIGPEYDTTMTRHILESFVAQAAVCLHVRVPYGRNAHHIVEAQFKALARALRAACERDPRATGVPSTKGVL; from the coding sequence GTGAGTATCACCGCACCGCGTCGCGGTCGCGTCGAGCGCGTCACCAAGGAGACCTCGGTGCTGGTCGAGGTCGATCTCGACGGCACCGGGAAGGTTGAGGTGTCCACCGGTGTCGGGTTCTTCGATCACATGCTGAACCAGCTCGGCAAGCACGGGCTGTTCGACCTGGTCGTGAAGACCGAGGGGGACCTGCACATCGACGCCCACCACACGATCGAGGACACCTCGCTCGCGCTGGGCGCCGCGTTCCGTGAGGCGCTGGGCGACAAGTCGGGCCTGCGGAGGTTCGGTAACGCCTCCTGCCCGCTGGACGAGTCGCTCGCGGAGGTCACGGTCGACCTGTCGGGGCGGCCGTACCTGGTGCACAGCGAGCCCGAGGGTATGGCTCCGATGATCGGCCCGGAGTACGACACGACGATGACCAGGCACATCCTGGAGTCGTTCGTCGCTCAGGCCGCCGTCTGCCTGCACGTGCGCGTCCCCTACGGCCGCAACGCCCACCACATCGTGGAGGCGCAGTTCAAGGCCCTGGCCAGGGCGCTGCGGGCGGCCTGCGAGCGCGACCCGCGCGCCACCGGGGTGCCGAGCACGAAGGGTGTGCTGTGA
- the hisH gene encoding imidazole glycerol phosphate synthase subunit HisH codes for MVKKVTVLDYGSGNLRSAERALARVGAEVTVTADYEAAMEADGLVVPGVGAFAACMAGLREVRGERIIARRLSAGRPVLGICVGMQILFETGVEHGVTTEGCGEWPGTVESLEAPVLPHMGWNTVKAPAESVLFAGLDADTRFYFVHSYGVRTWELQPGPGFADPLVTWAEHGVPFVAAAENGPLMATQFHPEKSGDAGARLLTNWLGIVG; via the coding sequence GTGGTGAAGAAGGTAACCGTTCTCGACTACGGATCGGGCAACCTCCGTTCGGCGGAGCGCGCGCTGGCCCGGGTCGGTGCGGAGGTCACGGTGACCGCCGACTACGAGGCGGCGATGGAGGCCGACGGTCTCGTCGTCCCCGGCGTGGGGGCGTTCGCCGCGTGCATGGCCGGGCTGCGCGAGGTGCGGGGGGAGCGGATCATCGCCCGGCGCCTGTCGGCCGGGCGGCCGGTTCTGGGCATCTGCGTCGGCATGCAGATCCTCTTCGAGACGGGCGTCGAGCACGGCGTCACGACCGAGGGTTGCGGGGAGTGGCCGGGCACTGTGGAGTCCCTGGAGGCGCCGGTCCTGCCGCACATGGGGTGGAACACGGTCAAGGCGCCCGCTGAGAGCGTGCTGTTCGCCGGGCTCGACGCGGATACGCGCTTCTACTTCGTGCACTCGTACGGCGTGCGAACCTGGGAGCTCCAGCCTGGGCCCGGGTTTGCCGATCCGCTGGTCACCTGGGCCGAGCACGGGGTGCCGTTCGTCGCGGCGGCGGAGAACGGCCCGCTGATGGCCACTCAGTTCCATCCGGAGAAGTCGGGCGACGCCGGAGCCCGGTTGCTCACCAACTGGCTCGGGATCGTCGGCTGA